GATGATACAGGGTGCAGAACAACTGCAGTGCTAGAGCCTGAGAACCTGCAGTTTCATGATGCACCAAGGCCAAAGGATGATAAAATACTGGCATTGTGTGCTATTCCCAGTCCTCCCCAGCCTCCTAGTCCCTACACAGCTTCTCTCGGCCTTAAATGAGCAGAGGAATGCTCCGGCCCAGACAGCCCTGCTCTAGGACCATCAGCCTTCCTATGGACACTTCTTCAATGACACAGCACGAGTTACCCCACATTTATAACCCTTCACAGTAatttacacagacagacacactggggTCTCACCTCCACACcagacccacagacagacccacagacagacagaaagatacaACCAAATCTCTATTTTTGATGTAAAATGACATGAAGATTCTCTGGTTATAGTGAGTGTAAGCTACATCCCCCTCTAAGCtatgctcagagagagagagacagagacagagacagagacagagagagagacagagagagagacagagagagcgagacagagagagcgagacagagagagagagagacagagacagagagacagagaaagagagagagagagagggagagagagacagagagcgagacagagagagagagagagcgtgagaaaaGACATGTTTCATTAGCCAGGCAGTTACCACTTTATAAACATTGCCCCAGTCTCTGGAGATGTGCGTTGCCTGTGTCTAACTTAAgtgcctcccctccctcctcttaggAACACAATGAAGCGGGAACAGAAGGTGCATTATAGGAACATATGTTCGCCTTCGCCTATTATGTATCAACacttttacacccccccccccataaacatTATGGTGGACTGAGACATTATATATAGAGGAGAGGCCCTTCATGTAGCCGCCACCTCCCCTCTCCTTGGGTTTGCTGGGTGAGAAGTTTGTCAGCTTGGATAGGTCAAAGGAGTTGAACTCAGGGAACCATAGTGAGACTTGCAAAATGACTGCAAAGAGCTGTGTCAGTAGCAAGCAAACGGACACTTTTTCTAGTCTATTTGATTTCGTGCCCTCCATGCTTATCATGTCGACATTCTAACACGCCAGAGATGGATTTCACTTAATTCATCTCTTTTTATTCCAGTCCAGTGATCTTATCACGTTTTCATTCAAATGAATATATCACCAGCACACCAAAACACAAATTTGGATGAAAATAGAAAGTAGCCTAGTCTATAAAAGATATTACACAAAATGTACAGTACATCAGATAGATTGTTACTGACATTTACCCCAACCTTTATGTTGAACCCCTCACATGCATTATCTTCCTACAAGGTTACATTAGTATTCCATGGCATGGCTGAAGCCTCCAGGTGCATCAGGGGTGATATGTAAAAAGCAGCCATGGACAATAGGCCTTCCCCACGAGGACACACTCTCAGTATCTGTCCAACAGACACAAGATCAAAAACACCACACTGAACCACCAACAGATATGCCTCGGAAATGGTATTTATCTTTATGAATAATTGCCCATCTCCAGAAGGGCCCGTTGCTCTGGTAACACTGCCTTCATGTCATAATGTTAGTGGATGATGGAGAGCTCTGACCTCACTGGTCACAGAGACCAGACCCAGCACTCTTTACATTTTACAtactcagtgtacaaaacattatggacACCTTGCTAATATAGAAtcatttgccctcagaacagcctcaatttattgggtcatggactctacaaggtgtcgataacgttccacaaggatgctggcccatgttgactccaatgcttcccacagttgtgtcaagttggctggatgtcctttgggtggaagACGATtcctgatacacatgggaaactgttgagcgtgaaaacatagcagcgttgcagttcttgacacaaactggtgcacctggcacctactaccatgccctgttcaaaggcactttaacttttttaggatagggggcagcatttggaattttggatgaaaagtgtgcccaaagtaaactgcctgctactcaggcccagaagctaggatatgcatataattggtagatttggttagaaaacactctaaacctgttaaaattatgtctgtgagtataacagaacttatttggcaggcaaaacccagaggacaaaccatccagaaaTTTTATttttgaggtgacagtgttttcaatgggttttctatgtggatctagatttctaaggcacttgcttgcagttcctatcgcttccactggatgtcaacagtctttagaaattggttgatgtttttttcttttgagtaatgaagaagtatggctgttcagaacgagggtcgagtctagtgtactgttgtggttggggcgcgcgacctgaaagctcgctccactttgtttttgtcctgtattgaacacaatttatcccgtcttaaatttgatcgattatttacgttaaaaaatacctaaagttgtattaggaaagttgtttgaaatgtttggatcaagattacaggtaacttattacaTATTTTGTAGTCATCTTGCACGAGTTGGAACCGATGTTTTTCTGAATAAaacacgccaaataaatggacattttggagatataacgatggaatttatcgaacaaaaggaccatttatgatgtttatgggacatattggagtgccaacagaagaagatcttcaaaggtaaggcatgaattatatcgttatttctaagttttgtgtcgcgcctggcgtgttgaattatgattgtcatgtgtttgtttgatggggtgctgtcctcagataatagcatggtttgctttcgccataaagcctttttgaaatctgacacggtggctagattaacaataAATtaggctttaatttggtgtattgcacttgtgaatgtatgaaagttaaatatttgtaataatttgttttgaatttcgctctctgcagtttcaccggatgttgttgaaACAtttcgctagcggaacccctatccCTTAATtacaccactttaataatgtttacatatatttcattactcatctcatatgcatttgtgtgtattaggtagttattGTGGAATTATTAGATTACattttagatattgctgcactgtcagaactagaagcacaagcattttgctacgctggcaataacatctgctaaccatgtgtgtgtgaccaataaaatttgatttgatttaatactttaccttgccaattcaccctctgaatggcacacatacacaagccatgtctcaattttctcaaggctttaaaatccttctttaacctgtctcctccacctacactgattgaagtggatttaacaagtaacttcaataagggatcataactttcatctggattcacctggtcagtctttgttgtggaaagagcagatgtccttaatgatttgtacactcagtgtacctgTATCCTTTCTTTCCATTTCAGTCATATTTTCTCTGTAATTGTAAAAGTAAGCAATGGCCAATTCAAGTGGTTTCACAATAGAATTAATCAATTAAAACAACCCTTCTGTGACCATGGGATGGATATTTCTCTATAGCAACATATGAAGAACattgcacacaaaaaataaaGACTTGATAAACATATCTGTTTCCTATATTTGACAACAAGTTTTACATTAGATGAATAACCTGGAGGCTGTAAGATATGCTGCCAGACATACCCTTAGGCCTACATAGatttaaattgagattgtgtttTATAGTTGCTAGAAATCTATATGCTTTTATGAAAGAAAGTGTTCCCGCTCTCTTTTTTTAAAGAATGAGGGTGTTCTCTCTCTGACCTATACTGACAACAGATGACTCTTTGGAGATCCCCATCTAAATGTAAAATATAGCTACAATCAAGTCCACATAAGTCTTGAGTCGGGGGCGGGAGCTGCCTGCTCACGAATCAGATTGCAACCAACTGAAAATGGTGAAATAATTGATTATATTATGTGTACAACTGTTAGGCAAAACACCCGTTAAAGCATAAAACATAGCAGGGAAGCATGTGCTCAACAGAAATGGCATGATGTTGCATTGCTCTCAACCCCCAAACCCTAACCTCTGCGTTAGCATTAAGCCTACAAGGTAACCTTACAGATGAAGTCCACCTTAAACATTTTTAAACTGGCCGACTAGGACAAGTTGTATTCAGTCATTATGACAAATTCATTTGCAGTACCCTGTGTGAACTACATATTAAGGTTTTATTCCAttataaaatataatttaaacCACTTAAGTGCTGTAATATCAGGGTAATAAGTAAAACATATACTTTGCGTTTATAATAAAATGTTCTGCGGAAACACTGTGAGCAAAAGTTTTGACCTCCTTCAATTTTATTTTTACGTAGCCTAATTAACATTAAACAAATTAACTCAAAAGTCTAATTGACAAAGCAATATGTTGGGAGATGAAAGATAATTGTGAGGATTGTAATTATACACTATAGGCTAATGTAGCTGTAATATGTCATGTAAAAGGGGGATGTGACCTATCCTATACGCAAGTGGTCGTGAACAGATAATAAGAGGATATTCAATCACAAAATATTTGATGCGCGCTAAAGCTGTAGTTTAATTTATGATTGCCTCGATGCATATTGCCCATGACTTgatggtaaaaaatatatatatatatttctcttaTACTCTCCTGCGCTTTAGATGTTGCCGCCTTTGCCGGACGAGAAAGTTCTAGAGTCTCACACACTCGAGTACCTGAGAGCACCCCCAGGGCGCAATAAATCAATTTCCAGACCCGTCAAGTGATGCGTAAAAATAAAAACGGAGAATACATCATGCAAATTATATTTATTTCAAGCGATTGTCACGCAACTATTCCCTTGTTTTATCAACCATATACACCCGACATAATAAGCAACACTTACATTTTCCAGTATGTTCACACTGTGACGGATAAGTAGGCTTGCTGTCATCCTCTTGTTTTACGCACGAGACGTTTGGCTAATTGAGGTCTTGTTGAGTCTCTCCAGGAGTACGACGTTAGATTACATGTAATTAAATAAGTGAACTCGACAGTTAAATGTAGCACAATGTAATTTGTGTCTGAACGCATCACTTGCTGACTTGCTGCAGTTCACAGATGTATCGAGCACAGAGAAGCAGACCGTTCTTGGTTCACAATTTAAACTTTtcgcaataataataataataatgataggcactgtctgggatttttttttaattcttaaaATATCTGTCGGCTGACTAAAAGCTGCATCTGCTATAGTGCGCACTCCTTTGACTCCACTTACTTAATGTATTTTCCCCGTCTAATCAATTTAGTCTACACAAGCAGAAATGCGAAAGTAATACGATCCGAAATTACAGGTTAATATCTTATTTCTGAAAAGATAAATGATTTGTTACAAATGCGTAAAAATCTGAGTCAATTATTAAATAGCGCTAGTCCTAACTGACAAATAGATGCTTCCATAAGTCAGGCACATACACCTTTCTCACCTTCTTCTACATtccaagttaaataaacaattacACCAGAATTATATGGCAAACTTCTCAAATTTGAAACAAGTAGGAAAGTGACATGGACTTCGGGGGAAACTGTCTGTCCTTTGATTTGAGGGATGCGGGCAATGTCAGTGTGTATTTATGCAATGAGGGGACGCGCGCCAGATTACACATCCTTCTCTCTGGGCGCGTTTGGTgccacagctgtgtgtgtgaccGTCATCTGCTCGCTCAGGGGGGGGTTTGGGAGAGCACGACAGATGCTTCCGCTACCCACCAGCCTTCCGTTTCCTCGGAAATAGAGCCTCTGTATTATAAAGCGGTTTCAGGGCAATTTGATTGTGAAGCTCCGATTAAATTTCCACCAACAAAGTTACCACAGTGACATCAGGTGACACCCAGcgataggaagagagagggggagggagagcgagcacAACAGAGTATCAAGGGATAAGGTGAGATATCTGTCATTTAGAAGGGACCTGAGTCTGTAGCAGAGAAACCATTGGAGTGCTAATTACAAAGAGCAGTAAGCAATGAGTGGTAGAACGTATAAGATCCCTCTATGCTGAGTGACTGAGCAGTATAAGACAGACAGAAACTTGGAGAAGTGAATTGACTCACCTGTTCGTTTTTGCAGAGGTCTGCCCACATACTggtcccatcccctcctctcatcaGCACATGGTAGATGAAGAAGTAGGTGCCAGGAATGCTGCAGATGAACTTGCCCGAGATGCCGTCGTAGTTGTTTCCCAAATTGGTGACCACGTCGTCAAACTTGAGGATCTCATAGCCTTCATGGGGGTTCTTAAGCCCTGCGTAAAAGGCCACCCGGGGCACTGTGCTGTAGGTGGCCGTGCTGATAGCTCCGTTCCCCCCCAACCCCAAAATCCCAGTCCTCCCTCCAGACCCTCGGTCTCCAGGGGGTCCCACTGGCCCCGGTGGCCCTGGCTCTCCAGGCGGTCCCGGGAGTCCAGGTTTACCTGGCCTGCCTTGCTTGCCCTGGGGGCCCTGCACCAGCGTGGAGGGCATGTTGCTGTTGTCGCTGAGGGCCTCGGCCTCTGCCTGGAAGCCACTGGAGCTGGTGCTGCTGGCCGTGGTGCCCTTGTTCAGGTAGGGGTCGCACACCATGCGGCAGGTACCCAGCATTTCAAAGTGGCTGGTGTCGGTGCCCACGGAGCTGACCAGGACGGGGATGAGGACCACCAGCACCAGGACCAGCATGACCCCGACGGCAGCCGCCACCAGGGTCTTCCTCCCGATGCTGAGTCGGGGAAGGGGCTGTGCTGCCAGCGTGGCTCTCCCTGGGGCGGAAATGGTGACTGCTGGGTGTGGGGAGCCTGCCACCGAGGAAAGGGACACGGGGATCCCAAGAAGAGTAGGAGGAGGAGCGGCGAGTGTGTGATGGTAAGAGAGAGACCCACATACACTCACTGATATGCCTCACTGCTTTCACTCACACGGAGGTAGTTCCCGTACACTCTCGCTCACCAGCGTGCACACTGACGCACATAGggagcacacacatacacgagCCGACATACAGAATTTAGTCCCAAACTCTTGGCATGaaaaa
Above is a window of Salmo salar chromosome ssa03, Ssal_v3.1, whole genome shotgun sequence DNA encoding:
- the LOC106601038 gene encoding C1q-related factor; the encoded protein is MLVLVLVVLIPVLVSSVGTDTSHFEMLGTCRMVCDPYLNKGTTASSTSSSGFQAEAEALSDNSNMPSTLVQGPQGKQGRPGKPGLPGPPGEPGPPGPVGPPGDRGSGGRTGILGLGGNGAISTATYSTVPRVAFYAGLKNPHEGYEILKFDDVVTNLGNNYDGISGKFICSIPGTYFFIYHVLMRGGDGTSMWADLCKNEQVRASAIAQDADQNYDYASNSVILHLDAGDEVYIKLDGGKAHGGNNNKYSTFSGFILYAD